One genomic window of Azospirillum sp. TSH100 includes the following:
- a CDS encoding response regulator: MMDRHPIDAAALTLSPTRTRLLLAAAFALIALLGAGFWGYVVWADREETLRHGREQAQSTARLLQEHVRRTVATADLAINRAQDLIRHYGMPGLATNRDAWITIRDMVESLPEIAALWVDGPAGDAVLTSRQFPTPRVTAADRSFFKVHLDGTEFHVGERITGRVTGTEFFTVSRSIMLEGRFQGVVHANVDLDYYRQLYDGLDLGGGSAIAVYRSDGKPVLRFPASEPLDGPDGADVLRHAAEAATETFLADGPVPGEKRILSYQRVPTLPLVVFVALSERTELAAWRERTIRGSILVGLAVLACAGLAYAALRSLEREVAGRRRLADTNAELDTKKRELETANEAFASANRRLNLILHSASDSICGVDRDGLITFANPATSALTGYSNEQLLGGNLHALIHSRRPDGSHFPALECPVTEVLLSGESRRGLEDTYWNKAGKPFLVEYTASPMLADGKVEGAVLVFHEIAERKRAEAAMQRARLAAEAASRAKSEFLANMSHEIRTPMNAILGLIHLLQQTDLTDRQADYVQKVRVSAQSLLGILNDILDFSKVEAGKLELERVDFRLDDLLQTLAVIVGSAAQEKDIDVLFSVAPDVPLDLIGDPLRLQQVLINLAGNAIKFTEAGEVVVSVGVRSLSAGGAVLDFAVRDTGIGIPPEQRDRIFQAFSQGDSSTTRRFGGTGLGLAICARLVRLMNGTMEVDSDPGKGSVFRFQAEFGRHPAAAGRQSGGEAGTGWPGSRLRPVPRDLKVLVVDDNPTAREVLGAIVTAFGWTVTACADGRSAIAELERAATAGHAYDVVLMDWKMPGMDGIEAARRIRADARAGTPMIIVISGYGRDRVGARFEEDGISGFLMKPVTASTLLDAVTIAYAKDRFGGAGFDGAGHGGSGPDAVNPLAVYPLPSPVPAPAGGLSGPAWDVSRALHGRRLLLADDNAISRQVACEILERAGASVTAATTGRQAVECVRVADRPFDAVLLDLHMPDMDGFAATAAIRALPGARRLPIIAMTASALPEDRQRCLDNGMDDHVPKPLDLPRLFATLARWIGPPLVAVRPCAPCGAGPIPPQGEAMLTAAAPLLPLSRPAGPSDDLPHHLPGIDLADALNRLDGDAGLFRRFIGQFADGYGDIVERIADALEGNDLVTAKSIAHELKSVAGNVGARRLSAAADAVQIAAYRGDVAAAAAEVPVLRSELAQVLDSAQRLRANTAGRAAGAADEAATSGPSAESRAALADRLPQFATLLHESNFAAAEEFAMLAPLLADWIEPSTMKGLSAAIDGLDFTKALGIVRRIARDLGLTLPTV; the protein is encoded by the coding sequence ATGATGGACAGACACCCGATCGACGCAGCGGCCCTGACGCTCTCGCCCACGCGCACCCGCCTGCTGTTGGCTGCAGCCTTTGCCCTGATCGCTCTGCTCGGCGCCGGATTCTGGGGCTATGTCGTCTGGGCCGACCGGGAAGAGACGCTGCGCCACGGCCGGGAACAGGCGCAGTCCACCGCCCGCCTGCTGCAGGAGCATGTGCGGCGGACGGTGGCGACCGCCGACCTTGCCATCAACCGGGCGCAGGATCTCATCCGCCATTACGGCATGCCCGGCCTGGCCACCAACCGCGATGCCTGGATCACCATCCGTGACATGGTGGAAAGTCTGCCGGAGATCGCGGCGCTGTGGGTTGATGGTCCGGCCGGCGACGCCGTGCTGACCAGCCGGCAGTTCCCGACCCCCCGGGTCACCGCCGCGGACCGCAGCTTTTTCAAGGTGCATCTTGACGGTACCGAATTCCATGTCGGCGAGCGCATCACCGGCAGGGTCACGGGAACGGAATTCTTCACCGTCAGCCGCTCAATCATGCTGGAAGGCCGCTTCCAGGGCGTCGTCCATGCCAATGTCGATCTCGACTATTACAGGCAGCTGTACGATGGCCTGGATCTCGGGGGTGGTTCGGCGATTGCGGTTTACCGCAGCGACGGAAAGCCCGTGCTGCGTTTCCCCGCCAGCGAGCCGCTGGACGGTCCCGACGGGGCGGACGTGCTGCGTCATGCGGCTGAAGCCGCGACCGAAACCTTCCTGGCCGATGGACCGGTCCCGGGCGAGAAGCGCATCCTGTCCTACCAGAGGGTGCCGACGCTGCCGCTGGTCGTCTTCGTCGCCCTGTCTGAGCGGACGGAGCTGGCCGCCTGGCGGGAACGCACGATCCGTGGCAGCATCCTGGTCGGGCTGGCGGTTCTGGCCTGCGCCGGACTGGCCTATGCGGCGCTGCGCAGCCTTGAGCGCGAGGTGGCAGGCCGTCGCCGGCTGGCCGACACCAATGCCGAACTCGACACCAAGAAACGCGAGCTTGAAACGGCCAACGAGGCTTTCGCCAGCGCCAATCGCCGGCTGAACCTGATCCTGCATTCGGCATCCGACAGCATCTGCGGCGTCGACCGCGACGGGCTGATCACCTTCGCCAACCCGGCGACCTCGGCGCTGACCGGCTATTCCAACGAGCAGTTGCTGGGCGGCAACCTGCATGCGCTGATCCATTCCCGCCGGCCCGACGGCAGCCATTTCCCGGCGCTGGAATGCCCGGTGACGGAGGTGCTGCTGAGCGGCGAGAGCCGGCGCGGGCTGGAGGACACCTACTGGAACAAGGCGGGGAAGCCGTTCCTGGTCGAATACACGGCCTCGCCCATGCTGGCCGACGGCAAGGTCGAGGGCGCCGTGCTGGTCTTCCACGAGATCGCGGAACGCAAGCGGGCGGAGGCGGCGATGCAGCGCGCCCGGTTGGCGGCGGAGGCGGCGAGCCGGGCCAAAAGCGAATTCCTGGCCAATATGAGCCACGAGATCCGGACGCCGATGAACGCGATCCTCGGGCTGATCCATCTGCTGCAACAGACCGACCTGACCGACCGGCAGGCGGACTATGTGCAGAAGGTGCGGGTTTCGGCGCAGTCGCTGCTCGGCATTCTGAACGACATCCTCGACTTCTCCAAGGTGGAGGCCGGCAAGCTGGAGCTGGAGCGGGTCGATTTCCGGCTGGACGACCTGTTGCAGACGCTGGCGGTGATCGTCGGGTCGGCGGCGCAGGAAAAGGACATCGACGTCCTGTTCTCCGTCGCGCCGGATGTGCCGCTGGATCTGATCGGCGATCCGCTGCGCCTGCAGCAGGTCCTGATCAATCTGGCCGGCAACGCCATCAAATTCACCGAGGCCGGCGAGGTGGTGGTGTCGGTCGGGGTGCGGTCGCTGAGCGCCGGGGGCGCCGTGCTCGACTTCGCCGTGCGCGACACCGGCATCGGCATCCCGCCGGAACAGCGCGACCGGATTTTCCAGGCCTTCAGCCAGGGCGACAGCTCCACCACCCGGCGGTTCGGCGGCACCGGGCTCGGGCTGGCGATCTGCGCCCGGCTGGTCCGGCTGATGAATGGCACCATGGAGGTGGACAGCGACCCGGGCAAGGGCAGCGTCTTCCGCTTCCAGGCGGAGTTCGGCCGCCATCCCGCCGCGGCCGGCAGGCAATCCGGCGGAGAAGCGGGTACCGGCTGGCCCGGCTCCCGGCTGCGGCCGGTGCCGCGCGACCTCAAGGTGCTGGTGGTTGACGACAATCCGACCGCGCGCGAGGTGCTGGGCGCGATCGTCACCGCCTTCGGCTGGACCGTCACCGCCTGCGCCGACGGGCGGAGCGCCATCGCCGAGCTGGAACGTGCCGCCACCGCCGGCCATGCCTATGACGTGGTGCTGATGGACTGGAAGATGCCGGGGATGGACGGCATCGAGGCGGCGCGCCGCATCCGTGCCGATGCCCGTGCCGGCACCCCGATGATCATCGTCATCAGCGGCTATGGCCGCGATCGGGTGGGCGCCCGCTTCGAGGAGGACGGGATTTCGGGCTTCCTGATGAAGCCGGTCACCGCCTCGACCCTGCTCGACGCCGTCACCATCGCCTATGCGAAAGACAGGTTCGGCGGCGCCGGATTTGATGGGGCCGGCCATGGGGGATCCGGCCCGGACGCCGTGAATCCTCTTGCCGTGTATCCTCTGCCATCTCCGGTTCCCGCGCCGGCCGGCGGCCTGAGCGGACCCGCCTGGGACGTCAGCCGGGCGTTGCATGGCCGCCGGCTGTTGCTGGCCGACGACAATGCCATCAGCCGGCAGGTCGCCTGCGAAATCCTGGAACGGGCCGGCGCGTCGGTCACCGCGGCAACGACGGGGCGGCAGGCGGTGGAGTGCGTGCGCGTGGCCGACCGGCCGTTCGACGCCGTGCTGCTCGACCTGCATATGCCGGACATGGACGGCTTCGCCGCGACCGCCGCGATCCGTGCGTTGCCGGGTGCAAGGCGGCTGCCGATCATCGCCATGACCGCGAGTGCCCTGCCGGAGGACCGCCAGCGCTGCCTTGACAACGGAATGGACGATCATGTGCCGAAGCCGCTCGACCTGCCGCGGCTGTTCGCCACGCTGGCCCGCTGGATCGGTCCGCCGCTGGTGGCGGTTCGCCCCTGCGCACCCTGCGGCGCCGGGCCCATCCCGCCGCAGGGCGAAGCCATGCTGACGGCCGCTGCTCCGCTGCTGCCGCTCAGCCGGCCGGCTGGTCCATCCGACGATCTGCCCCATCATCTGCCGGGCATCGACCTTGCCGACGCGCTCAACCGGCTGGACGGCGATGCCGGCCTGTTCCGCCGCTTCATCGGCCAGTTCGCCGACGGCTATGGCGACATCGTCGAACGGATCGCCGACGCGTTGGAGGGCAACGATCTGGTGACAGCCAAGTCCATCGCGCATGAGCTGAAAAGCGTCGCCGGCAATGTCGGCGCGCGCCGCCTGTCGGCCGCCGCCGACGCGGTGCAGATCGCCGCCTATCGTGGCGACGTGGCGGCGGCGGCGGCCGAGGTGCCGGTGCTGCGCTCCGAACTGGCGCAGGTGCTGGACAGTGCGCAGCGGCTGCGGGCCAACACCGCGGGCAGGGCGGCGGGAGCGGCGGATGAGGCGGCGACCTCCGGCCCTTCGGCGGAGAGCCGGGCGGCGCTGGCCGACCGCCTGCCGCAATTCGCGACCTTGTTGCACGAGAGCAACTTCGCAGCGGCGGAAGAGTTCGCTATGCTGGCGCCGTTGCTGGCGGACTGGATCGAGCCTTCGACGATGAAGGGGCTGTCCGCCGCCATCGATGGTCTGGACTTCACCAAGGCGCTGGGGATCGTGCGGCGGATCGCACGCGACCTCGGCCTTACGTTACCGACGGTCTGA
- a CDS encoding diguanylate cyclase domain-containing protein: MADPRPKILVVDDIPSNVHVLSRILKDDYDIYFATDGEKAMDLVQARMPDLVLLDIMMPGMDGYEVCRRIKSDPATHDIPVIFISAKSEVEDETRGLEVGAIDFITKPISPPIVKARVRNHLLLKRQTDLLRSLSFLDGLTGIANRRRFDDTMTREWRRCARSHLPLSLVILDVDHFKAYNDHYGHQAGDECLRVVAEVLSDRARRPSDLVARYGGEEFVCLLPETDGPGATRVAEGFRAGVADRGIPHAQSPVAPHVTISLGVATVIPSSEGSPDQLAEMADQLLYRAKRGGRNRVQDATVPAL, translated from the coding sequence ATGGCCGACCCCCGCCCGAAAATCCTGGTGGTGGACGATATCCCGTCCAACGTCCATGTGCTGAGCCGCATCCTGAAGGACGATTACGACATCTATTTCGCCACCGACGGCGAAAAGGCGATGGATCTGGTCCAGGCGCGGATGCCCGACCTCGTCCTGCTGGACATCATGATGCCGGGAATGGACGGGTACGAAGTCTGCCGCCGCATCAAGTCCGACCCCGCCACCCACGATATCCCCGTCATCTTCATCTCCGCCAAGAGCGAGGTGGAGGACGAGACCCGCGGGCTGGAGGTCGGCGCCATCGACTTCATCACCAAGCCGATCAGCCCGCCCATCGTCAAGGCGCGGGTGCGCAACCATCTGCTGCTGAAACGGCAGACCGACCTGCTGCGCAGCCTGTCCTTCCTCGACGGGCTGACCGGGATCGCCAACCGCCGCCGCTTCGACGACACGATGACGCGGGAGTGGCGGCGTTGCGCCCGGTCGCATCTGCCTCTGTCGCTGGTCATCCTCGATGTCGACCATTTCAAGGCCTACAACGACCATTACGGTCATCAGGCCGGCGACGAATGCCTGCGCGTGGTGGCCGAGGTGTTGTCGGATCGCGCAAGGCGGCCGAGCGACCTCGTCGCCCGCTATGGCGGCGAGGAATTCGTCTGCCTGCTGCCGGAGACCGATGGGCCCGGCGCCACCCGCGTCGCGGAAGGCTTCCGGGCCGGCGTCGCCGACCGCGGGATCCCGCACGCCCAGTCGCCGGTCGCCCCCCATGTCACCATCAGCCTTGGCGTCGCCACCGTGATCCCGTCGTCCGAGGGCAGCCCCGACCAGTTGGCGGAGATGGCCGACCAGCTGCTTTACCGAGCCAAGCGCGGCGGCCGCAACCGCGTGCAGGACGCCACGGTGCCGGCGCTGTGA
- a CDS encoding sorbosone dehydrogenase family protein → MADRRLLSHKPARLAKLLVLTVGAAQSQLVLSQLVLPRSALAQAALTGPVRSDPMQTVGAEVHVRIETLPKPYATPAVANEAVLVPRPGDQPLRAPRGFTVTLFRDHVENARNLLVLPNGDVLVARERPGTLTLLRDADGDGRAEMAQVWAEGFDHPFGLAFQDGAVLVGDLAGVWRLPWTAGTVQAGERRRLTAEGAFGKRGGHATRSIAVAPDGRHFYVGIGSEGNIGVEPEPRATIQEFRSDGSGQRTYAAGLRNPVGLAFKPGTGDLYAVVNERDGLGDQLVPDFLTAVKPGGFYGWPYSYIGDNPQPDLAGRRPDLVKAALTPGLLFQAHSAPIGLVFGDATHFPERYRMGAFVSLHGSWNRSRPTGYAIAFVPFDTAPFDKSKPTGTYETFVTGFRVTGPAGTATGSAAEGDETPKVWGRPSGLAVTADGALLIAEDASGSIWRVAYAAADKDAEKEPATKP, encoded by the coding sequence ATGGCCGACCGCCGCCTCCTGTCGCACAAACCTGCCCGGCTCGCCAAACTGCTGGTGCTGACCGTCGGCGCCGCCCAGTCCCAGCTGGTTCTGTCCCAACTGGTCCTGCCCCGATCGGCCCTGGCCCAGGCGGCGCTGACTGGCCCGGTGCGGTCCGACCCGATGCAGACGGTCGGCGCCGAGGTCCATGTGCGGATCGAGACCTTGCCGAAGCCCTACGCCACCCCCGCCGTCGCCAACGAGGCGGTGCTGGTGCCGCGCCCCGGCGACCAGCCCCTGCGCGCCCCGCGCGGCTTCACCGTCACCCTGTTCCGCGACCATGTGGAGAATGCGCGCAACCTGCTGGTCCTGCCCAACGGCGACGTGCTGGTGGCGCGGGAACGGCCGGGCACCCTGACCCTGCTGCGCGACGCCGACGGCGACGGACGGGCGGAGATGGCGCAGGTCTGGGCCGAGGGCTTCGACCACCCCTTCGGTCTCGCCTTCCAGGACGGGGCGGTGCTGGTCGGCGATCTGGCCGGGGTGTGGCGGCTGCCCTGGACCGCCGGGACCGTCCAGGCGGGCGAGCGGCGGCGGCTGACGGCGGAGGGCGCCTTCGGCAAGCGCGGCGGCCATGCCACGCGCTCCATCGCGGTGGCGCCGGACGGGCGGCATTTCTATGTCGGGATCGGATCGGAAGGAAACATCGGGGTGGAGCCGGAACCGCGCGCCACCATCCAGGAGTTCCGCAGCGACGGCAGCGGCCAGCGCACCTATGCCGCCGGCCTGCGCAACCCGGTCGGCCTCGCCTTCAAGCCCGGAACCGGCGACCTCTATGCCGTGGTGAACGAGCGCGACGGGCTGGGCGACCAGCTGGTACCCGATTTCCTGACGGCGGTGAAGCCGGGCGGCTTCTATGGCTGGCCCTATTCCTACATCGGCGACAACCCGCAGCCGGACCTTGCCGGGCGGCGCCCCGATCTGGTCAAGGCGGCACTGACGCCGGGCCTGCTGTTCCAGGCCCATTCGGCGCCGATCGGGCTGGTGTTCGGCGACGCCACCCACTTCCCGGAACGCTACCGCATGGGCGCCTTCGTCTCGCTGCACGGATCCTGGAACCGCTCGCGCCCGACCGGCTACGCCATCGCCTTCGTGCCTTTCGACACCGCCCCCTTCGACAAGAGCAAGCCGACCGGCACCTACGAGACCTTCGTCACCGGCTTCCGCGTGACCGGCCCCGCCGGGACCGCAACGGGAAGCGCCGCGGAGGGCGACGAGACCCCGAAGGTCTGGGGCCGGCCGAGCGGTCTGGCGGTGACCGCCGACGGCGCCCTGCTGATCGCCGAGGACGCCTCCGGCAGCATCTGGCGCGTCGCTTACGCCGCGGCGGACAAGGACGCCGAGAAAGAGCCGGCGACAAAGCCGTGA
- a CDS encoding molybdopterin biosynthesis protein, whose amino-acid sequence MHSSDRSREDIRRFVAQAARQDQFLEVVSGEEARARFHRHLDLSPRGEERVPLSAALGRVLSADVVAEVDVPGFDRSVVDGFAVRAADTGGAAEDGPVALRLNDEVLTAGHAPELTVEPGTATVIATGGMLPRGADAVVMVETTEAVERPDGLFVMLTRPATPGAFVAAAGSDIGRGEVVLRRGQALTSREIGVLAAIGLAEVPVVRRPRIAILSTGDEIVAPGQPIRTGAVYDSNGAILAAAVSELGGEPVALGIAPDEDDALERLVAQGLECDALLLSGGTSKGAGDRSHRIVAQLSDPGIVAHGVALKPGKPLCLAVTGGKPVVILPGFPTSAMFTFHSFVAPVIRAMAGLPPALAEEVAATLPVRLGSERGRTEYVMVSLVHGAGGGAGGGANEDELVAYPLSKGSGAVTAFSHADGFLAIDAQAEAVEAGTPVSVQLLGRSLTPADLIVVGSQCIGLNAVLGRLIGDGMTVKALNVGSMGGLAAARRGECDIAPVHLMDPATGIYNTPFLAPGLELVTGYRRMQGIVFRRGDPRFEGRTAEEAVGAVAGEADCILINRNAGSGTRILTDRLLGAARPTGYWTQAKSHNAVAVAVAQNRADWGVAIETAANLYGLGFLPLQEEHYDFVIPAARRDRPAVRRFVEALEMPEVAEALRSMGFIR is encoded by the coding sequence GTGCACAGCTCCGACCGCAGCCGAGAGGACATCCGCCGTTTCGTCGCCCAGGCCGCCCGCCAGGACCAGTTCCTGGAGGTGGTCAGCGGCGAGGAGGCGCGGGCCCGCTTCCACCGCCATCTCGACCTCTCTCCACGGGGGGAGGAGCGGGTGCCGCTGTCGGCCGCGCTCGGCCGCGTGCTGTCCGCCGACGTGGTGGCGGAGGTGGATGTGCCGGGCTTCGACCGCTCGGTGGTCGATGGTTTCGCTGTGCGCGCCGCCGACACGGGTGGCGCCGCGGAGGACGGGCCGGTTGCCCTGCGCCTGAACGACGAGGTGCTGACCGCCGGCCATGCCCCTGAACTGACGGTGGAGCCCGGCACCGCCACGGTGATCGCCACCGGCGGCATGCTGCCGCGCGGCGCCGACGCCGTGGTGATGGTGGAGACGACCGAGGCGGTGGAGCGGCCTGACGGCCTGTTCGTCATGCTGACCCGTCCGGCCACGCCCGGCGCCTTCGTCGCCGCCGCCGGCTCCGACATCGGCCGGGGTGAGGTGGTGCTGCGCCGGGGCCAGGCCCTGACCTCGCGTGAGATCGGCGTGCTCGCCGCCATCGGGCTGGCCGAGGTGCCGGTGGTGCGCCGGCCACGCATCGCCATCCTGTCCACCGGCGACGAGATCGTGGCGCCGGGCCAGCCGATCCGCACCGGGGCGGTCTATGACAGCAACGGCGCCATCCTGGCCGCCGCGGTGTCCGAACTGGGCGGCGAGCCGGTGGCCCTGGGCATCGCCCCGGACGAGGACGATGCGCTGGAACGGCTGGTCGCCCAGGGGTTGGAGTGCGATGCGCTGCTGCTGTCGGGCGGCACTTCGAAGGGGGCGGGCGACCGCTCCCACCGCATCGTGGCGCAGCTGTCCGATCCCGGCATCGTCGCCCATGGCGTGGCGCTGAAGCCGGGCAAGCCGCTGTGTCTCGCGGTGACCGGCGGCAAGCCGGTGGTGATCCTGCCGGGCTTCCCGACCTCGGCCATGTTCACCTTCCACAGCTTCGTCGCCCCGGTGATCCGCGCCATGGCCGGCCTGCCGCCGGCGCTGGCGGAGGAGGTGGCGGCCACCCTGCCGGTGCGGCTGGGGTCGGAGCGCGGGCGCACCGAATATGTCATGGTCTCGCTGGTCCATGGTGCCGGTGGGGGTGCCGGTGGGGGCGCCAACGAGGACGAACTGGTCGCCTATCCGCTGTCCAAGGGATCGGGTGCCGTCACCGCCTTCAGCCATGCCGACGGCTTCCTCGCCATCGACGCCCAGGCCGAGGCGGTGGAGGCCGGCACGCCAGTGTCGGTCCAGCTGCTCGGCCGTTCGCTGACGCCCGCCGACCTGATCGTGGTGGGTAGCCAATGCATCGGCCTGAACGCCGTGCTCGGCCGCCTGATCGGCGACGGGATGACGGTCAAGGCGCTGAATGTCGGCTCGATGGGTGGGCTGGCGGCGGCGCGGCGCGGGGAGTGCGACATCGCCCCCGTCCACCTGATGGACCCCGCCACCGGCATCTACAACACGCCCTTCCTGGCGCCGGGACTGGAGCTTGTCACCGGCTACCGCCGCATGCAGGGCATCGTCTTCCGCCGCGGCGACCCGCGCTTCGAGGGCAGGACGGCGGAAGAGGCGGTCGGCGCGGTCGCCGGTGAGGCCGACTGCATCCTGATCAACCGCAATGCCGGCAGCGGCACCAGGATCCTGACCGACCGGCTGCTCGGGGCGGCGCGGCCGACCGGATACTGGACGCAGGCCAAGTCGCACAATGCCGTCGCCGTCGCGGTGGCGCAGAACCGCGCCGACTGGGGCGTCGCCATCGAAACCGCGGCGAACCTCTATGGGCTTGGCTTCCTGCCGTTGCAGGAGGAGCATTACGACTTCGTCATTCCCGCCGCCCGGCGCGACCGTCCGGCCGTCCGCCGCTTCGTCGAGGCGCTGGAGATGCCGGAGGTGGCGGAAGCCCTGCGCTCCATGGGGTTCATCCGATAG
- a CDS encoding sigma-70 family RNA polymerase sigma factor, whose amino-acid sequence MQDQHTPAADMAPSLEDLLVAVGRERDKQAFGILFGHFAPRLKTYLRRLGCDSGAAEELAQEVMLLVWRRAETYDPIHASAGTWVFTIARNKRIDVLRREQRPEIDPDDPALVPEPDEAADRRIEAKESSGRLRAALKDLPPEQAELLRMAYFEDKPHSVISAEHGIPLGTVKSRLRLAMERLRRSLKDIG is encoded by the coding sequence ATGCAGGACCAGCACACCCCCGCGGCCGATATGGCCCCCAGCCTGGAAGACCTGCTCGTCGCCGTTGGGCGCGAGCGGGATAAACAGGCGTTCGGGATACTGTTCGGCCACTTCGCGCCGCGGCTGAAGACGTATCTGCGCCGGTTGGGATGCGACTCCGGTGCGGCGGAAGAGCTTGCTCAGGAGGTCATGCTGTTGGTCTGGCGTCGTGCCGAAACCTATGATCCGATCCACGCCTCGGCCGGAACCTGGGTGTTCACCATCGCCCGCAACAAGCGAATCGATGTGTTGCGCCGCGAACAGCGTCCGGAGATCGACCCCGACGATCCCGCCCTGGTGCCGGAACCCGACGAGGCCGCCGACCGCCGAATCGAGGCGAAGGAGAGCAGCGGTCGCCTGCGGGCGGCGCTGAAGGATTTGCCGCCGGAACAGGCCGAGCTTCTTCGCATGGCCTATTTCGAGGACAAGCCGCACAGCGTCATTTCCGCTGAGCACGGCATCCCGCTCGGCACCGTCAAATCGCGCCTGCGTCTGGCGATGGAACGCCTGCGCCGGTCGCTGAAGGATATCGGATGA
- the cowN gene encoding N(2)-fixation sustaining protein CowN produces MDSIDAPDRYVSFKGIDCEGNSRRIIERLYMHIDDPAKTNAFWERFRAKLAVAEDPLKRQADGLCLLCANIYYIADLFEEHDDEDGLAMLRQLEDECC; encoded by the coding sequence GTGGACAGCATCGACGCGCCCGACCGCTATGTTTCGTTCAAGGGAATCGACTGCGAGGGCAACAGCCGCCGCATCATCGAACGGCTGTACATGCACATCGACGATCCCGCCAAGACAAACGCCTTCTGGGAGCGGTTCCGTGCCAAGCTGGCGGTCGCCGAGGACCCGCTGAAGCGGCAGGCCGACGGGCTGTGCCTGCTCTGCGCCAACATCTATTACATCGCCGACCTGTTCGAGGAACATGACGACGAGGACGGGCTGGCGATGCTGCGTCAGCTGGAGGACGAGTGCTGTTGA
- a CDS encoding molybdopterin-binding protein — protein sequence MREPASPLHDVRGRGFARRSPLTEGWAWIDDRVAAPAVRLLPLSDCAGLRLADAVAAVGDWPPADRAALDGYAVAAADTLGAGSYNPVPLTAAVAVSAGDALPPGCDAVIPYEAAQAVGPFIEAIDAVAPGSGVERRGAWTAAGRPLLPAGRRLRPADLGLLAAAGHDAVPVLPAPRVRILLAGGPKAGAPEQLGAMLAALVRRDGGVVAAVETPAAGIDVLAEALVRPGADLILSAGRTGAGPDDVAPPALARAGSLDLHGIAMRPGGSAGAGLAGGIPVLLLPGEPMAVLAAYELLAGRAVRRAAGLPAGLPHATVQAVTARKLVSEIGCLDLHRVRLDEDGRVEPVASPGWPGLAAAARADGFVLIGADSEGVPDGVPVTMYRFD from the coding sequence GTGCGGGAGCCCGCTTCGCCTCTGCATGATGTCCGCGGCCGCGGCTTTGCCCGCCGGTCGCCGTTGACCGAGGGCTGGGCCTGGATCGACGACCGGGTCGCCGCACCCGCCGTAAGGCTTTTGCCGCTGTCGGACTGTGCCGGGTTGCGGCTGGCCGACGCGGTCGCGGCGGTCGGTGATTGGCCGCCGGCCGACCGTGCCGCACTTGACGGTTATGCCGTGGCGGCGGCCGATACGCTGGGTGCCGGCTCCTACAATCCGGTTCCCCTGACCGCGGCGGTGGCGGTGAGCGCCGGCGATGCGCTGCCGCCGGGCTGCGACGCGGTGATCCCCTATGAGGCGGCGCAGGCCGTCGGTCCCTTCATAGAGGCCATCGACGCGGTGGCGCCCGGCAGCGGGGTGGAGCGGCGGGGGGCCTGGACCGCAGCCGGACGTCCGCTTCTGCCGGCCGGGCGGCGCCTGCGTCCCGCCGATCTCGGCCTGCTCGCCGCCGCCGGCCATGACGCCGTGCCGGTCCTTCCGGCGCCGCGGGTGCGCATTCTGCTGGCCGGCGGCCCGAAGGCCGGCGCGCCGGAGCAGCTCGGCGCCATGCTGGCGGCGCTGGTCCGGCGTGACGGTGGCGTGGTTGCGGCGGTCGAGACGCCGGCGGCCGGGATCGACGTTCTCGCCGAGGCCCTTGTTCGGCCCGGCGCCGATCTGATCCTGTCCGCCGGGCGCACCGGCGCCGGCCCGGACGATGTGGCGCCGCCCGCCCTGGCGCGGGCCGGCAGCCTCGACCTGCATGGCATCGCGATGCGGCCGGGCGGCAGCGCCGGGGCGGGCCTCGCCGGCGGCATTCCGGTCCTGCTGCTGCCGGGCGAGCCGATGGCGGTGCTGGCGGCGTACGAACTGCTGGCCGGGCGCGCGGTGCGGCGTGCTGCCGGCTTGCCGGCCGGTCTGCCCCATGCGACCGTCCAGGCGGTGACGGCGCGCAAGCTGGTGTCGGAGATCGGCTGTCTCGACCTGCACCGGGTCCGGCTGGATGAGGACGGCAGGGTGGAGCCGGTGGCCTCGCCCGGCTGGCCGGGGCTGGCGGCGGCGGCGCGGGCCGACGGCTTCGTCCTGATCGGGGCGGACAGCGAAGGCGTGCCGGACGGCGTACCCGTCACCATGTACAGGTTCGACTGA